The Candidatus Koribacter versatilis Ellin345 genome has a segment encoding these proteins:
- a CDS encoding DNA primase family protein: protein MTPFYGVHEVRVLRESGVAVGYFNSWEAALNAVKSEPSYKGAYFTLNPVKLPTGVPLNPKTLIAAHKTAGDSDIEKRIWLLIDVDPPRAANTNSTVSEKDAAREQAEQVRNYLSSRCWPQPELCDSGNGWHLLYHIELPNDYASTELVRGTLARLHDLFSMVDAGNFNASRLCKLYGTWARKGQHIEERPWRLSAIVSKGSETAVTAQQLGSISSIRLSSHKTPEQADDLNLSRLMEFLDYYGVSVRSKPRSVRDGFRVEIECPWAEEHSGETRRDTTVSFIEGVGNGFHCLHSHCTERHWREFRTELEKRHPGRLFSFGPEAVFGGGSLPLIAHATLAEAFLRDNHDFVCIYDQPKRPIAQWVKTRWDISEDDTLLWRAVADYLKDLHPRYPKPEKGPDSRMRFYDAAFIGGVVRCVKPYLPPVKGELFDRDPHLLGLPNCRLIDLRTNATRDMRREDYITQRIDVAPDPNCPTPRFDRFISEITCGDGPLANYLLRLCALCLTAIPFQALFFLWGRGRNGKGVLIRTLTAILGDGKFAWPLRPGEITVSKFGDEAAKRTFANLKGRRLATVNESVAGNLNTSMLKLISGGDTLTGANMRQDQQAFKPTHKVLLPTNDRPQLPADPAFRGRVHMIPFLANFTGREDTNLDHVLQHVELPGILYRFVTLCPDVIENGLRPPASVLAETEQLFSELDITKQFRDDCLEIVDGAETPAADVERVVNSWVREQSTTGIVVSSSGREGPDDVILRELKHQPDIKYSRLRRKTGETSPHGKGKAWYFVGVRLKEEPPPATPATS from the coding sequence ATGACGCCGTTTTACGGAGTCCATGAAGTACGCGTCTTGCGGGAGTCCGGTGTCGCCGTTGGATACTTTAATTCTTGGGAAGCCGCTCTGAATGCTGTTAAAAGTGAGCCGTCGTACAAGGGCGCCTACTTCACCCTTAACCCGGTAAAGCTTCCAACAGGGGTTCCGCTGAATCCGAAGACCCTAATCGCTGCGCATAAAACGGCGGGCGATTCTGACATTGAAAAACGCATTTGGCTGCTCATCGACGTGGACCCGCCTCGGGCTGCTAACACGAACAGCACAGTATCTGAGAAGGACGCAGCGCGTGAGCAAGCTGAGCAGGTGCGCAACTACCTCAGCAGCCGATGTTGGCCCCAGCCGGAATTGTGTGACTCGGGGAACGGTTGGCACTTGCTTTATCACATTGAATTGCCAAATGACTACGCGTCTACAGAATTGGTGCGCGGGACATTAGCACGCTTGCATGACCTCTTTTCAATGGTGGACGCGGGAAACTTCAACGCTTCGCGATTATGTAAGCTGTATGGCACCTGGGCCCGAAAGGGGCAGCATATAGAAGAGCGCCCGTGGAGGCTGTCCGCAATCGTGTCGAAAGGGTCGGAGACAGCCGTGACGGCGCAGCAATTAGGTTCGATTAGCTCTATACGCTTGTCTTCTCACAAGACACCTGAGCAAGCAGATGATTTGAACCTGTCTCGCTTAATGGAGTTCCTTGACTACTACGGGGTGTCCGTGCGCTCAAAGCCGCGCTCAGTCAGAGATGGATTTCGGGTTGAGATTGAATGCCCGTGGGCAGAGGAGCACAGCGGAGAGACTCGCAGGGATACAACGGTGTCTTTCATCGAGGGCGTAGGCAACGGGTTTCACTGTCTGCACTCGCATTGCACGGAGCGGCATTGGCGCGAGTTTAGAACCGAATTGGAGAAGCGTCATCCGGGACGGTTGTTTTCGTTCGGACCAGAGGCTGTGTTTGGTGGCGGTTCGCTGCCGCTCATCGCGCATGCGACATTGGCTGAAGCATTCCTTCGGGATAACCACGATTTTGTGTGCATCTACGACCAACCCAAACGGCCAATCGCGCAGTGGGTAAAAACACGGTGGGACATCTCTGAAGATGACACGCTCTTATGGCGTGCCGTTGCGGACTATCTCAAGGACCTCCATCCCCGTTACCCGAAGCCAGAAAAGGGTCCAGATTCCCGTATGCGGTTTTATGACGCCGCCTTTATCGGCGGTGTGGTGAGATGCGTCAAGCCATACTTGCCTCCCGTTAAAGGGGAACTGTTTGACCGAGACCCGCACTTGCTGGGTTTGCCGAACTGTCGATTGATTGACCTTCGCACCAACGCAACCCGGGATATGCGTCGCGAAGATTACATCACCCAACGTATTGACGTAGCGCCGGACCCAAACTGTCCAACGCCCCGCTTCGACCGCTTCATCAGCGAAATAACCTGCGGCGATGGTCCACTTGCGAATTACCTGCTTCGGCTTTGTGCTCTGTGTCTGACGGCCATCCCGTTCCAAGCTCTTTTTTTCCTGTGGGGGCGTGGCCGAAATGGCAAAGGCGTCCTTATACGAACGCTGACCGCAATCCTTGGCGACGGGAAATTTGCCTGGCCACTCCGCCCGGGTGAAATCACAGTTTCGAAGTTTGGCGACGAAGCAGCAAAGCGGACCTTCGCCAATTTGAAGGGTAGGCGGCTGGCAACAGTTAACGAAAGCGTCGCGGGCAATCTCAACACCTCCATGTTGAAACTGATTTCCGGAGGCGACACATTGACCGGTGCGAACATGCGGCAGGACCAGCAGGCTTTCAAGCCTACTCATAAAGTGCTGTTGCCGACGAATGACCGACCGCAGCTACCGGCGGACCCGGCCTTTCGCGGACGCGTGCATATGATTCCATTCCTCGCGAACTTCACCGGGCGTGAGGACACAAACCTCGACCACGTCTTGCAACATGTCGAGTTGCCCGGAATCCTCTACCGCTTCGTGACGCTGTGCCCCGACGTCATTGAGAACGGGTTGCGGCCACCGGCAAGTGTGTTGGCTGAGACGGAACAGCTCTTCTCTGAGTTGGATATCACGAAACAGTTTCGCGATGACTGCCTGGAAATCGTGGATGGTGCGGAGACTCCTGCCGCCGATGTGGAGCGAGTTGTTAACTCCTGGGTGCGTGAGCAAAGTACGACGGGTATCGTCGTCTCATCGTCGGGGCGCGAGGGTCCTGATGATGTGATATTGCGCGAACTGAAGCACCAGCCAGACATCAAGTATTCCCGGCTAAGACGCAAAACTGGAGAGACATCACCTCACGGAAAAGGTAAGGCCTGGTACTTCGTTGGCGTGAGGCTCAAGGAAGAACCACCTCCGGCCACTCCGGCCACATCGTAA
- a CDS encoding IS110 family transposase: MRIIGCDLHARQQTIAMLDVETGELEERRLEHEGDQVRAFYAGLPRPVRVGIEATGAMQWFLELMEELEVECVVGHPAQIRAGEPRKQKNDRRDARLLLRLLAENRFPKIWMPSMEQRDVRALLRHREQWVRIRVRLQNALQSIALTHGIRRGASLWSKAGQRTIGELALPPLSGMRRDELMRLRVQLHQEIERLDKEAERVARERPLARLLMTHPGVGPITSLATEVFLGDATRFADGKAVASYVGMIPCEHSSAGKQRLGKLTKQGNAMLRMLWCEAARHAVIKDEDLRRFYRRKLAQKGLGIALVAAARKLGVRLWIMLREEIDYEEFCRRGRQRGEAQAERPAR, encoded by the coding sequence ATGCGCATTATAGGCTGCGATTTGCATGCACGACAGCAGACGATTGCGATGCTGGACGTGGAAACGGGCGAACTCGAAGAGCGCCGCCTTGAGCATGAAGGCGACCAGGTGCGGGCGTTCTATGCGGGACTACCGCGACCGGTGCGGGTGGGCATAGAAGCGACCGGCGCGATGCAGTGGTTTCTCGAGTTGATGGAAGAGCTCGAAGTGGAGTGCGTGGTTGGACATCCGGCGCAGATCCGTGCCGGGGAGCCGCGCAAACAGAAGAACGACCGTCGCGACGCGCGATTGTTGCTGCGGCTGCTGGCGGAGAACCGGTTCCCGAAAATTTGGATGCCCTCGATGGAGCAGCGCGACGTGCGCGCCCTGCTGCGACATCGTGAGCAGTGGGTGCGGATTCGCGTGCGGCTGCAGAATGCGTTGCAGTCGATCGCGCTAACGCATGGGATTCGCCGCGGCGCGAGTTTATGGAGCAAGGCCGGGCAGCGGACGATAGGCGAGCTAGCGTTGCCGCCGCTCAGCGGCATGCGGCGCGACGAACTGATGCGGTTGCGCGTGCAACTGCATCAGGAGATCGAGCGGCTGGATAAAGAAGCCGAGCGCGTGGCACGAGAGCGTCCGCTGGCACGGCTGTTGATGACGCATCCGGGCGTAGGGCCGATCACATCGCTGGCGACGGAGGTGTTCCTCGGCGATGCAACCCGCTTCGCAGATGGCAAGGCAGTGGCCAGCTACGTGGGCATGATCCCGTGCGAGCACTCGAGCGCGGGCAAGCAGCGCCTGGGCAAGCTCACGAAACAAGGCAACGCCATGCTGCGCATGCTGTGGTGCGAAGCGGCGCGACATGCCGTGATCAAAGACGAAGATCTACGGCGCTTCTACCGTCGCAAGCTGGCGCAGAAGGGCCTGGGGATCGCGCTGGTAGCAGCCGCACGCAAGCTGGGAGTGCGGTTGTGGATCATGCTGCGCGAAGAAATCGACTACGAAGAGTTCTGCCGTCGCGGACGGCAGCGCGGGGAAGCCCAAGCGGAGAGGCCAGCTCGATAA
- a CDS encoding alpha/beta fold hydrolase, giving the protein MPTIKVKDGTHIYYKDWGSGQPIVFSHGWPLTADDWDAQMLFFGQRGFRVIAHDRRGHGRSTQTWNGNDMDTYADDLAALIKELDLKSAIHVGHSTGGGEVARYIGRHGSKRVSAAVLISAVPPLMLKTAKNPGGLPIEVFDDLRAQYARNRPQFYKDITLPFYGYNRPGTQISDGIREKWWLQSMMGGMKAGYDCIKAFSETDFTEDLKKIDVPTLILHGDDDQIVPIGAAALQSSKLVKNATLKVYPGYPHGMPTTHADQINADLLAFIQEKCAAAAA; this is encoded by the coding sequence ATGCCAACAATCAAAGTTAAAGATGGGACGCATATTTATTACAAGGACTGGGGCTCCGGACAGCCGATCGTCTTCAGCCATGGTTGGCCGCTTACCGCGGACGACTGGGACGCACAAATGCTGTTCTTTGGTCAACGCGGGTTCCGCGTGATTGCGCACGACCGCCGGGGACATGGCCGTTCCACTCAGACCTGGAACGGCAATGACATGGACACCTACGCGGACGATCTAGCCGCGCTCATCAAAGAACTTGATCTGAAGTCTGCCATCCACGTGGGCCACTCGACCGGCGGCGGAGAAGTCGCGCGGTACATCGGGCGTCACGGCTCGAAGCGCGTCAGTGCCGCGGTTCTCATAAGCGCAGTGCCCCCTTTGATGCTCAAGACAGCCAAGAACCCGGGCGGGCTACCCATTGAAGTGTTCGATGACTTGCGTGCGCAATATGCCAGAAACCGCCCGCAGTTCTACAAGGACATCACGCTCCCGTTCTACGGATATAACCGTCCGGGTACACAGATCTCGGACGGTATTCGGGAGAAGTGGTGGCTTCAGAGCATGATGGGCGGAATGAAAGCCGGATACGACTGCATCAAGGCGTTCTCGGAAACAGATTTCACTGAAGATCTGAAGAAGATCGACGTACCTACTCTGATTCTCCACGGAGACGACGACCAAATTGTGCCGATCGGAGCCGCGGCGCTTCAGTCGTCGAAACTCGTCAAAAACGCCACGTTGAAGGTCTATCCCGGATACCCACACGGCATGCCGACCACGCACGCCGACCAGATCAATGCCGATCTGCTCGCATTTATCCAGGAAAAGTGCGCCGCGGCAGCAGCTTAG
- a CDS encoding sigma-54 interaction domain-containing protein has protein sequence MSGNLSGISRSGEIFGSILLIDPALARPALVQHQRVGEIHLRTSPRFNVTSSEIPSFEGIVGSSSSLSRALDRVMTVAPTDATVLIHGETGTGKELIAQAVHRLGRRRNGRFVRFNCAAIPLGLLESELFGHEKGAFTGAVARKIGRFELANNGTLFLDEIGDIPLELQAKLLRVLQEREFERLGSNQTLHVNVRLIAASHRDLRQMVREGKFREDLFYRLNIFPITVPALRERRDDIPALIRYFAEDCVRRLDRRVNLVPLETVRALTEYDWPGNIRELQNFMERSVILSQGVELQAPLDDLRWSKPVNGPETQTLSQAEYGHILSVLKTTNWVVGGPAGAALKLGLKRTTLIGKMRKLGLSRSREASVQHSGTVTNR, from the coding sequence ATGAGCGGGAACCTTTCTGGCATCTCTCGATCAGGCGAGATCTTCGGCAGCATTCTCCTAATCGATCCTGCGCTTGCTCGTCCAGCGCTCGTCCAACACCAACGAGTTGGAGAAATCCACTTGCGAACTTCCCCTCGCTTCAACGTGACCAGCAGTGAAATACCTAGCTTCGAGGGAATTGTCGGCTCCAGTTCGTCCTTGAGCAGAGCTTTGGATCGGGTGATGACCGTCGCACCGACGGATGCTACTGTTTTAATCCACGGCGAGACCGGGACTGGTAAAGAATTGATCGCGCAGGCAGTGCACCGTCTTGGTCGGCGTCGTAATGGCCGCTTCGTACGATTCAATTGCGCCGCGATTCCTCTCGGCTTGCTCGAAAGTGAACTCTTTGGCCATGAAAAAGGAGCGTTCACCGGCGCCGTCGCCCGCAAGATCGGCCGCTTTGAACTCGCTAACAACGGAACGCTGTTCCTCGATGAAATTGGTGACATCCCTCTCGAGTTGCAGGCAAAGTTGTTGCGTGTGCTTCAGGAACGGGAGTTTGAACGATTGGGCAGCAATCAGACCCTGCATGTTAACGTACGCCTAATCGCCGCCAGTCACCGAGATCTTCGCCAAATGGTACGCGAAGGCAAGTTTCGGGAGGATCTTTTCTACCGGCTGAACATCTTCCCTATTACGGTTCCAGCGTTGCGTGAACGTCGTGACGATATTCCCGCCCTCATTCGGTATTTCGCTGAGGATTGCGTTCGCCGCTTAGACCGTCGGGTCAATCTCGTTCCCCTCGAAACAGTACGAGCTCTGACCGAATATGACTGGCCTGGCAACATTCGCGAGCTCCAGAATTTCATGGAACGATCAGTGATCCTATCGCAAGGTGTCGAACTACAAGCCCCTCTCGACGATCTCCGCTGGTCAAAACCGGTGAATGGGCCGGAGACTCAAACGTTATCCCAAGCAGAATACGGGCATATCCTAAGCGTCTTAAAAACGACGAACTGGGTAGTCGGCGGCCCAGCGGGTGCTGCCCTGAAATTGGGGTTGAAGCGTACCACATTGATCGGGAAGATGAGAAAGCTTGGCCTCTCGCGTTCGCGCGAAGCGAGCGTACAGCATAGCGGCACAGTCACGAATCGCTGA
- a CDS encoding cytochrome P460 family protein, with protein MRHTLARIVGFTAILLSLGSLTAQSTDEGVPFPNGFRNWFLVNSMIVTKDSPIADQLGGMHIIYVNAKGLPTLKKSSPLPYPDGTVFADDVHEFLLKDGAYVEARKKVVAVMVKDAKKYSATGGWGFQVWTAGDPSKPLVPDTAHAAKACFTCHTPQKAQDYTFSTYIP; from the coding sequence ATGCGACACACACTGGCGAGGATCGTAGGCTTCACCGCGATTCTGCTCTCATTGGGCAGCCTGACCGCACAATCCACTGACGAAGGCGTGCCGTTCCCAAATGGTTTTCGGAATTGGTTCCTGGTGAATTCAATGATCGTCACCAAAGACAGCCCGATCGCGGACCAACTGGGCGGCATGCACATCATTTATGTAAACGCGAAAGGGCTGCCGACGCTTAAGAAAAGCAGCCCGCTCCCTTACCCAGACGGAACTGTTTTTGCCGATGACGTCCACGAGTTCTTGCTGAAAGACGGCGCTTATGTCGAAGCACGTAAGAAAGTCGTCGCCGTCATGGTGAAGGACGCAAAGAAATACTCGGCGACGGGCGGGTGGGGATTCCAGGTGTGGACGGCGGGAGATCCATCGAAACCGCTCGTTCCTGACACTGCGCATGCAGCGAAAGCATGCTTCACGTGCCACACCCCGCAAAAGGCGCAGGACTATACGTTCTCGACCTACATTCCGTGA
- the mcrC gene encoding 5-methylcytosine-specific restriction endonuclease system specificity protein McrC translates to MEIPVANVYYLLCYAWDKLEERDLVDIHPTEETDLVNLFARVLTNGIDHLLKKGIDRGYLLHSEESCVLRGRIDFPQSIKHMLFQRAQAHCEFDELSFDVLHNRILKSTIMRLIRTRDLDSGIRDRLLFQYRYFAEVGDLDLSVQIFGKVQLYRNNHFYDFLLRVCALLFENLLPTQEPGNWRFRSFLQNREQMAYVFERFVRNFYKRELPSVRVDGRCKVKREDINWGMTPSDDLSSALLPKMQTDVCITTEAKRILVECKYVDDPLEQREEMAPKLITTHLYQVNAYLDNWPDLPLYRSSRAILLYPLATRPIAVEFTRADGQLLSVRTLNLAQQWSAIHQDLLRLVDN, encoded by the coding sequence ATGGAAATCCCTGTCGCAAACGTCTACTACCTCCTTTGTTATGCTTGGGACAAACTGGAAGAGAGAGATCTTGTCGATATTCATCCGACCGAAGAAACGGATTTGGTGAACCTGTTCGCCCGCGTTCTGACCAACGGTATCGACCATTTGCTGAAGAAAGGCATCGATCGTGGGTACCTACTTCATAGCGAAGAATCCTGCGTGTTGCGTGGGAGGATCGATTTTCCACAATCGATAAAACACATGCTCTTTCAGCGAGCGCAGGCGCATTGCGAGTTTGATGAATTGAGTTTTGATGTGCTGCATAACCGTATTCTGAAATCGACGATTATGCGCTTAATTAGGACTCGTGATCTAGATTCAGGAATTCGAGATCGTTTGCTTTTCCAATATCGCTACTTTGCGGAGGTCGGGGACCTCGATTTATCGGTTCAGATATTTGGCAAAGTACAGCTTTACCGTAACAACCACTTTTATGATTTCCTTTTAAGGGTCTGCGCGCTGCTTTTTGAGAATCTGCTTCCGACCCAAGAGCCTGGAAATTGGCGGTTTAGGTCGTTCTTGCAGAATCGGGAACAGATGGCGTATGTCTTTGAGCGTTTCGTACGCAACTTTTACAAGAGGGAACTACCAAGCGTGAGAGTTGACGGGCGATGCAAAGTCAAGCGGGAGGACATAAATTGGGGCATGACACCTTCAGACGACCTCAGCTCAGCTCTGCTTCCCAAAATGCAAACCGATGTGTGTATCACCACCGAGGCAAAAAGGATCTTGGTTGAATGCAAATACGTCGATGATCCTCTTGAGCAGCGGGAGGAGATGGCCCCGAAGCTGATTACTACTCATCTTTACCAAGTGAATGCTTACCTGGACAACTGGCCCGATTTGCCACTCTACCGCTCTTCCCGCGCCATATTGTTATATCCACTCGCTACACGTCCGATCGCTGTCGAGTTCACTCGTGCCGACGGGCAGCTCCTCAGCGTACGCACCCTCAATTTGGCCCAGCAATGGTCTGCTATTCACCAAGACCTTCTTAGATTGGTGGACAATTGA
- a CDS encoding cytochrome P460 family protein: MKRIVLLLLLAAASGIVASDESTASSEIVIPPGYRDWKLISVAHEEGQLNDIRAILGNDLAIKAYREKVFPFPDGAIIARLAWKYESSKENNEAFGREQSYVAGLPTNVQFMVKGSVKYAATGGWAFAQFKEGKLDEKADLRTCFPCHQPVKTRDFVFTRYAP; this comes from the coding sequence ATGAAGCGGATCGTCTTACTGCTGTTACTCGCAGCTGCAAGTGGAATCGTTGCTTCCGATGAGAGTACTGCAAGTTCCGAAATCGTCATCCCGCCTGGATATAGAGACTGGAAATTGATCTCTGTCGCCCATGAAGAAGGCCAACTCAACGATATTCGCGCAATACTCGGCAACGATCTCGCGATCAAGGCCTACCGGGAGAAGGTTTTTCCCTTTCCTGATGGTGCGATCATTGCTCGGTTGGCCTGGAAGTACGAATCGTCCAAAGAAAATAACGAGGCTTTCGGCCGGGAACAATCTTATGTTGCCGGACTTCCCACAAACGTCCAGTTCATGGTTAAAGGCTCTGTGAAATATGCTGCCACGGGTGGATGGGCTTTTGCTCAATTCAAAGAAGGCAAGCTCGACGAAAAGGCAGACTTGAGGACCTGCTTCCCGTGCCACCAGCCGGTAAAAACACGTGATTTCGTGTTCACTCGGTATGCACCTTAA
- a CDS encoding response regulator, whose amino-acid sequence MAVAASKSIRILSVEDHPVVREGLVSIIGSQPDMVLVAQATNGSDAIAQFRTHHPDITLMDLRLPGISGTDALISIRGEFPRARVIILTTSDSHTEIDRALRAGAAAYILKSMPMNEMLAVIRSVHAGARHIPQEVASRLAENIGEESLTSRELEVLHLIRDGHRNKQIADELSISETTVNFHIKNIVGKMGANDRTHAVTIAVRRGLLQI is encoded by the coding sequence TTGGCGGTCGCTGCAAGCAAGTCGATCCGGATCCTCAGCGTGGAAGACCACCCGGTCGTTCGCGAAGGACTTGTTTCGATTATCGGTTCTCAGCCGGACATGGTGCTCGTCGCCCAAGCCACCAATGGTAGCGATGCCATTGCTCAGTTCCGCACCCATCACCCTGACATCACTCTGATGGATCTTCGCCTCCCTGGCATCAGCGGCACAGATGCGCTGATCTCAATCCGTGGCGAGTTTCCCAGGGCACGCGTCATTATTCTCACGACATCCGACAGCCATACGGAAATCGACCGCGCTCTGCGCGCAGGCGCTGCGGCCTATATTCTGAAGAGCATGCCCATGAACGAGATGCTTGCCGTGATTCGCTCGGTGCATGCCGGCGCACGCCACATTCCGCAGGAAGTGGCTTCCCGACTCGCCGAGAATATTGGAGAAGAAAGCCTAACCTCGCGGGAACTAGAAGTGCTGCATCTGATTCGCGATGGCCATCGCAACAAGCAGATCGCGGATGAGCTGTCGATTTCAGAAACCACGGTGAATTTCCATATCAAGAACATTGTGGGCAAGATGGGAGCAAACGATCGCACCCATGCTGTAACGATCGCAGTTCGCCGCGGCCTTCTTCAGATCTGA
- a CDS encoding sensor histidine kinase: MKSHRSYEVIGAEHSNASVSSIIPGSDGSLWVGIDTKGPRFGLQRLAGGAWKPFVTPEFNGTTVAVNALLLDRDNALWVGTASNGIYRIYDGAVEHFSNADGLSSDFVYKFLEDAEGTVWAVTAKGIDNFRELKVTTFSTREGLAAEEVDSVFATHDGGIWVGGPSSLEVLRNSRISSVLAELHLSGAATSFLEDRTHRLWIGIDDTLTVYDGRKVQRIARSDGSPMGMVYSMTEDTAGDLWVETRGRLTRIRGLKAVEELRPPQVPSAFRVVADAKGGVWLGLANGDLAHYQNGHAETFHFRHSSDTRVEQLDVNADGSVVGATADGLVGWRNGTLATLTTQNGLPCDIAYASHFDRAENLWIYMQCGLVEIKKDQVQSWWQHPDAAVKYELFDVFDGAQPGRAPFGGVTRDSEGRLWFASGVVLQTVDPEHLLSNSVLPPVQVESIVADRRNYIPQLGLRLPPLTRNLEIDYTALSFVVPQKVYFRYKLEGRDESWQESGTRRQAFYTDLRPGNYRFRVMASNNDGIWNEQGATVAFSVAAAWYQTNLFRLFLLFTAIFIAWLLYQMRVRQIAKAISARFDERLAERTRLARELHDTFLQTLQGSKMVAEVALNGPADPVRMRNAIQRVLEWLDKAIHEGRAALHSLRSSTVMGNDLAEAFQRATEDCRLQGINEVSFVAEGISTEMHPIIRDEIYRIGYEAIRNACQHSEAGRLQVRLSYGADLALRVSDNGKGIEPKIVTLGKDGHYGLQGMRERAQRIGAKLLIESLPTSGTTLELIVPGHVVFQNPRSTWSSRLQKLTAFFRSPDNPA, encoded by the coding sequence TTGAAATCACACAGGAGTTACGAGGTCATCGGAGCCGAACATAGCAATGCGTCGGTGAGCTCAATCATTCCCGGAAGCGACGGGTCGTTATGGGTCGGGATCGATACCAAAGGTCCCAGGTTCGGCCTGCAGAGACTTGCCGGCGGTGCGTGGAAGCCCTTCGTAACCCCCGAGTTTAATGGCACGACTGTCGCTGTGAACGCGTTGCTCCTTGACCGTGACAATGCCCTTTGGGTCGGTACCGCCAGCAATGGGATTTACCGAATCTACGACGGAGCGGTTGAGCACTTTAGCAATGCGGATGGCCTGTCCAGCGATTTCGTTTACAAGTTTCTTGAAGATGCCGAAGGGACTGTGTGGGCCGTTACCGCGAAAGGCATCGATAATTTTCGAGAATTAAAGGTCACGACCTTTTCCACACGCGAAGGTCTCGCTGCGGAGGAAGTCGATTCCGTTTTCGCTACCCACGATGGCGGCATCTGGGTGGGAGGCCCCAGCTCTTTAGAAGTCCTTCGGAACAGCCGGATATCTTCAGTCTTGGCGGAACTCCACCTCTCAGGAGCAGCCACATCCTTTCTTGAAGACCGTACCCACCGACTCTGGATCGGCATAGATGACACTTTGACGGTCTACGATGGTCGCAAAGTCCAGCGGATCGCACGTAGCGATGGCAGCCCGATGGGAATGGTCTATTCGATGACCGAGGATACTGCGGGCGACTTATGGGTCGAGACCCGCGGGCGACTCACGCGCATTCGAGGGTTAAAAGCGGTTGAAGAGCTTCGTCCGCCGCAGGTCCCCTCAGCATTCCGGGTCGTTGCCGATGCGAAGGGTGGCGTATGGCTCGGGCTGGCAAATGGCGATCTGGCGCACTATCAGAACGGCCACGCCGAGACATTTCACTTCAGACACAGCAGCGACACGCGAGTGGAGCAACTGGATGTAAATGCAGATGGCTCGGTGGTCGGAGCCACGGCAGACGGGCTTGTGGGATGGCGGAACGGGACCCTGGCGACACTTACGACGCAGAACGGCCTTCCTTGCGACATTGCCTACGCGTCTCATTTCGATCGTGCAGAAAACCTTTGGATCTACATGCAATGCGGGCTCGTCGAGATCAAGAAAGATCAGGTGCAAAGCTGGTGGCAACACCCCGACGCGGCGGTCAAGTATGAGTTATTCGATGTGTTCGATGGGGCACAGCCAGGCCGAGCGCCGTTCGGAGGCGTGACGAGAGACTCAGAAGGACGCTTGTGGTTCGCCAGTGGCGTGGTGTTGCAAACCGTCGATCCGGAGCACCTTTTGTCGAATTCCGTGCTGCCTCCTGTCCAGGTTGAGTCGATCGTTGCGGACCGCCGGAATTACATACCTCAGCTCGGACTTCGCCTGCCACCGCTCACACGAAATCTCGAGATCGACTACACCGCTCTGAGCTTCGTGGTGCCGCAGAAGGTGTACTTCCGATACAAACTTGAGGGCCGCGATGAGAGCTGGCAGGAGTCAGGCACCAGACGTCAAGCTTTCTATACCGATTTGCGTCCTGGGAACTATCGTTTCCGTGTAATGGCTTCGAACAACGACGGTATCTGGAACGAGCAAGGTGCAACGGTGGCCTTCTCCGTCGCAGCTGCTTGGTATCAAACCAACTTATTCCGTCTCTTCTTGCTCTTCACTGCGATCTTCATCGCATGGCTGCTTTATCAAATGCGAGTCCGCCAGATTGCGAAAGCGATCAGCGCACGATTCGATGAGCGACTCGCCGAACGTACTCGGTTGGCGCGGGAACTTCACGACACTTTTCTTCAAACCTTGCAGGGCAGCAAAATGGTAGCCGAAGTTGCGCTTAACGGGCCCGCCGATCCTGTTCGCATGCGTAACGCAATCCAGCGCGTACTGGAATGGCTTGACAAGGCAATTCACGAGGGCCGAGCCGCTCTGCATTCTCTTCGGAGTTCCACCGTCATGGGGAATGATTTGGCCGAGGCCTTTCAGCGTGCCACCGAGGACTGTCGCCTGCAAGGAATCAACGAAGTCTCATTCGTCGCGGAAGGCATCTCGACAGAAATGCACCCCATCATTCGCGATGAAATTTATCGTATCGGCTACGAGGCGATCCGGAATGCGTGTCAGCACTCCGAGGCCGGCCGTCTTCAAGTTCGGCTATCGTACGGGGCAGATCTCGCGCTGCGGGTGTCGGACAATGGCAAGGGGATCGAGCCGAAAATCGTCACTCTGGGAAAAGACGGACACTACGGATTACAGGGGATGCGAGAACGGGCACAACGCATTGGCGCAAAGCTCCTTATCGAGAGTTTGCCAACCTCCGGCACTACTCTCGAATTGATCGTTCCCGGCCACGTCGTCTTTCAGAATCCAAGATCGACTTGGTCGAGCCGCCTACAGAAACTGACGGCCTTCTTTCGCAGTCCTGATAATCCGGCTTGA